A genomic region of Alnus glutinosa chromosome 11, dhAlnGlut1.1, whole genome shotgun sequence contains the following coding sequences:
- the LOC133882375 gene encoding receptor-like serine/threonine-protein kinase SD1-8 produces the protein MGTTKTKPWLLLVLLLILSCYRACFSIAGITLSAGQSLSFSKKEIILSQGGTFELGFFTPGSSGKIYLGIWHKWFGPKETVWIANRENPLSDPSSSRLDLSEDGNLLLFEGSSKIPFWSTNLTFPGSNITEAVLRDDGNFVLRNRSNRSSVFWESFDHPTDTWLPGAKLGVDKLISWKNSEDPAPGVFSMGLDPNGSNQYFLEWNRSQIYYSTGVWNGKYFSLVPEMNRSNSIFNFTFVPSKNGSDGYLTYSHRNPSYLFTLSKYRVDYRGQWSGQVWMSGTSEWSSFSITPKNLSNVFALCGAFGVLQYPEDNSTPCQCLKGFEPFSMNYTRLNEWRGGCVRKSPLQCENNTYANGKKDWFLQISNMQLPAYSKAYLAVDASRCKLACMENCSCTAYAYNRSGCMIWEGALFSLQQRGTGQDVYLRLAAHEYLDPRTKGKKWRVWVAVLVPATGLILCLVICFSTKRKLKYIGEKASSNNILSFDFDIELHAKDVELPLFSYDSISAATNKFSTLNKLGEGGFGPVYKGKLLRGREIAVKMLSKKSGQGIEEFKNETILIAKLQHRNLVRILGCCIERNEKMLIYEYMLNQSLDLYLFDQTKKNMLDWGTRIHIIEGIAQGILYLHQYSRLRIIHRDLKPSNILLDSEMNPKISDFGMARIVGDNETATNTRRIVGTYGYMSPEYAMDGLYSIKSDVFSFGVLVLEIVSGKKNTGFYNSESLNLLRYAWELWIDDRSLELMEPTIGYPSSTSVLLRFINIGLLCVQERPTDRPAMPDVVSMISNEHAPLPAPKQPAFTRGRNVIDTNSTNDSTAENGSNNSVTISTMEAR, from the exons ATGGGTACCACGAAGACTAAGCCATGGCTCTTACTTGTTCTGCTTCTAATCCTGTCTTGTTACAGAGCATGCTTCTCCATAGCTGGTATTACCCTTTCAGCAGGTCAGTCTCTTTCCTTTTCAAAGAAAGAGATCATATTATCTCAAGGTGGCACTTTTGAGCTCGGTTTCTTCACTCCAGGCTCTTCAGGAAAAATCTACCTGGGCATATGGCATAAATGGTTTGGTCCGAAGGAAACTGTTTGGATAGCAAATAGAGAAAACCCTTTGTCTGACCCATCTTCGTCAAGACTTGACCTCTCAGAAGATGGCAATCTACTCCTGTTTGAGGGTTCCTCCAAGATCCCATTTTGGTCGACAAATTTGACATTTCCCGGGTCAAATATAACTGAAGCAGTACTTCGTGATGATgggaattttgttttgagaaacaGGTCGAACAGGTCTTCTGTATTCTGGGAGAGTTTCGACCATCCAACCGATACATGGCTGCCAGGTGCAAAGCTTGGGGTCGATAAGCTCATTTCATGGAAAAATTCAGAAGATCCAGCACCTGGTGTGTTCTCGATGGGGTTAGACCCAAATGGAAGCAATCAGTATTTCTTAGAGTGGAACAGATCTCAAATCTATTATAGTACTGGAGTTTGGAACGGAAAATATTTCAGCTTAGTTCCTGAAATGAACAGATCGAATTctatcttcaacttcacttttgtGCCAAGTAAAAATGGAAGTGATGGATATTTAACTTACTCTCATCGAAACCCTTCCTACCTTTTTACCCTTTCTAAATATCGGGTTGACTACAGAGGACAGTGGAGTGGACAAGTGTGGATGTCTGGCACTTCGGAATGGAGTTCATTTTCGATTACACCGAAGAATCTATCTAATGTCTTTGCTTTGTGTGGTGCGTTTGGCGTGTTACAGTACCCTGAGGATAACTCAACCCCTTGTCAGTGTCTAAAAGGTTTCGAACCATTTTCGATGAACTACACCAGACTAAACGAATGGCGAGGTGGCTGCGTGAGGAAATCCCCTTTGCAATGTGAGAATAATACGTATGCTAATGGAAAAAAAGATTGGTTCCTGCAAATATCAAACATGCAATTGCCTGCTTATTCGAAAGCATATTTGGCCGTGGATGCTAGTAGATGTAAATTGGCTTGCATGGAGAATTGTTCTTGCACTGCTTATGCTTATAATAGGAGTGGGTGTATGATATGGGAAGGAGCTCTTTTCAGCTTACAGCAACGCGGGACTGGGCAAGATGTCTATCTCAGACTTGCTGCTCATGAGTATCTAGATCCAAGAACCAAAG GCAAAAAATGGAGAGTATGGGTAGCTGTGCTGGTCCCTGCAACAGGGCTTATCTTATGCCTCGTCATTTGTTTTTCAACCAAAAGAAAGCTCAAATACATAG GAGAGAAGGCCTCAAGCAATAATATACTCTCATTCGATTTTGATATTGAACTCCATGCAAAGGATGTTGAGTTACCACTATTCAGTTATGACAGTATATCAGCTGCAACCAATAAATTTTCAACTTTGAATAAGCTTGGAGAAGGAGGCTTTGGACCTGTTTACAAG GGAAAATTACTCAGAGGGCGAGAAATTGCAGTGAAGATGCTTTCGAAAAAATCTGGACAAGGAATTGAGGAGTTCAAAAATGAGACAATACTAATTGCAAAACTCCAGCATAGAAATCTTGTCAGAATCTTAGGTTGTTGTATTGAGCGAAATGAAAAGATGTTGATATATGAGTACATGCTCAATCAAAGTTTGGATTTGTACctttttg atcaaacaaagaaaaacatgttAGATTGGGGGACACGCATACACATTATTGAAGGAATTGCACAAGGgattctttatcttcatcaatattcaaGGTTACGGATCATACATAGAGATCTAAAACCCAGCAACATTCTTTTGGATAGTGAAATGAATCCgaaaatatcagattttgggATGGCTCGAATAGTTGGAGACAATGAAACAGCAACAAACACACGTCGAATTGTCGGAACTTA TGGCTATATGTCTCCTGAATATGCTATGGATGGTTTGTACTCGATAAAGTCAGATGTGTTTAGCTTTGGAGTATTGGTACTAGAGATTGTGAGTGGCAAGAAGAACACTGGTTTCTATAACAGCGAGTCACTCAATCTTCTTAGATAC GCTTGGGAGCTGTGGATAGATGATCGAAGTTTGGAGTTGATGGAGCCAACAATAGGATATCCTTCGTCCACTTCTGTTCTATTGAGATTCATTAACATTGGCCTTCTTTGTGTCCAAGAAAGGCCAACTGATCGACCTGCCATGCCTGATGTAGTCTCAATGATTAGCAATGAACATGCTCCTCTACCTGCACCCAAGCAACCTGCTTTTACCAGAGGCCGGAATGTGATTGACACAAATTCAACAAATGACAGTACTGCAGAAAATGGCTCAAATAATAGCGTAACTATTTCAACAATGGAAGCGCGATGA
- the LOC133882049 gene encoding CDPK-related kinase 6-like: protein MALIKVEHFVSLYLTWFSFNNEYDQNALNPPLSPAARTKPQSPSPDISAGDRHDRNTDSATLPQRLPQHYQYLPTPSPAIPAPRRPRRHTPQPAPAPAPYQYPPTPSPTIPPSGSPRWHTPLQPFPEPTPMIEDMVYVAVGKEVKECRLILLWALQNSSGKQICILHVHQPAQLIPCKVRRRTLVFELGKEVGRGHFGHTCSTKGNKGELKSRLWHFLP from the exons ATGGCGCTGATCAAAGTTGAACACTTTGTCTCCTTGTATCTGACATGGTTTTCCTTTAAT aatGAGtatgaccaaaatgccctcaaCCCACCTCTTTCCCCAGCAGCTCGAACCAAACCCCAAAGTCCTTCGCCTGACATCTCCGCCGGAGATCGCCATGATCGGAACACCGACTCTGCGACCCTTCCGCAGAGGCTGCCGCAACATTACCAATATCTTCCAACTCCGTCTCCGGCGATACCCGCTCCGAGAAGGCCACGCCGGCACACTCCTCAGCCAGCCCCAGCCCCAGCCCCTTACCAATATCCTCCAACTCCGTCTCCGACGATACCTCCTTCGGGAAGTCCACGCTGGCACACTCCTCTGCAACCCTTTCCCGAGCCCACTCCCATGATTGAGGATATGGTATACGTTGCTGTGGGAAAAGAAGTGAAAGAGTGCAGATTAATCCTGTTGTGGGCTTTACAGAATTCTAGTGGAAAGCAAATTTGCATCCTTCACGTTCATCAACCTGCACAGCTCATCCCCTGTA AGGTCAGGCGAAGAACTTTGGTGTTCGAGCTTGGGAAAGAGGTGGGTCGAGGGCACTTTGGTCATACCTGTTCTACAAAGGGCAATAAAGGAGAATTAAAGAGTAGGCTGTGGCATTTTCTACCATAG